Genomic segment of Canis lupus dingo isolate Sandy chromosome 9, ASM325472v2, whole genome shotgun sequence:
TACGGACAACAGCTGGGTCTGACGTGGAGCCCGGCCTCCAATGCCATGGGGCACAAGAGGACACCCAGAAACATTCATGATACCAACTCCCCAGACTCAGAAACTGGTCTGCCTGTGGCCCTGGGGCCAGGGCAAATATGACCACAGTGGCCAGTGGCTCAGAAGGGGGAGTTCATGCCCAGCTTGGTTTCAAACTGCAGTTTCTGCCGCTTCTGGTAGCGAACCCGGACCCTGGTGGGGCAGGAAATGAAAAGCACAGGTTAGAGCACagggcaggaccccagggatGGAGGGAAGTACAGGCCGCGGCCAAGTGGGAGAACAATGCCCAGGACGCTACAGGCCTCAAGAATGCGCCCGACCCCAGAGGGAGGCCCGGCCGTGGCTCACCGAATCTCATGCAGCTTCACGATCTCATTGGTGACCACCACAAGGACCAAGGAGAGGCAGCCCAGGAGCCACGTCAGCAGAGGCACGTCCTCCAGGCCAAAGTGGACTTGGCTGTCCCTGTGCGTCCACAGCTGCAAGTCCACTGCTGTCTGGACCACCTGCcccaggaggctgcagggagAGGCGGCAGCCCGCATGAGCCTGGGTCTTCTTGCTTCCTTCCCTGCTTTTCTCAGTTCGAGCAGCTAAAGGAAGGCAGTACTCCACCTCTGCCTTAACTCCTGGAAGCAGGACTTCGAAGCACAGTCCTGCCAaagcccccgcccctgcccccgccccgtccACAGATACTCACACCACAGGCACCGTCATGGCCCACCAGAGGTTTGTCAAGGGGCTCTTTCTCCACAGGGGCTTGGTGCGATGCACATGGGTGATAGAAATGAAGACTGGAGAAAACAGGGTCAGTGGGGGGCATCAGATGTCCTGCCACCACCGGAGGCCCTGCCCACAGGGCACCCCACCAGCCACCTCTGGcccctccctgggagcccctcacCTGTGTGCAGGACGATCAGGGCGGCCGTGAGCTTCTGAGCCGTCAGCAGCCCATTGGCAAAATCATCAAACCAGGCCGGAGCTGTGTCAGCATGGCTGCCAAAGCAAGGGGTGGACTCAGCGCCCCCTGGGCCCCAGGAAAGTGGGCAGGCAGAGGTGTAGGTGGAGGGGTAGGGTCAGGACCCACCTGGGCAGCATGATGGAGGAGCAGTTGGTGAGGTTGCGGGCTCGGGAGCTGTCACAGAAGCTCTGCAGCGTGAAGCCAAAGCAGATGAGGCACGAGCTGATGGTGAGGCTGAATTTGAGcaagaagcagaggaggaagtaGTGCTGGGTCTGCAGAAAGAAGGGAGGCCTGTCACTCCCACGGCGGCAGCCCCTCTGGCACCGGGCTCAGCAGCCTCTTCAGGAAACGGGCAGACCCAGGGCAAGAGGATCCTTCTCAGCTCTGTACCACCACCTCCCTTTTGGTTCAGGGGAGTTCTGATGGAAGCCTCTCTCTCCCCGAAGGCTCGGCCCCCTCCACACCCATAGTCCTCAGGAAAAGCCCAGGCTCACAGGACTCCCCGTTGCTTACCTTCTTAGGAATGGACTGAAGGTTCTTTCCTGTGGCCATAGACATGATGGAACTGTGGGGCGGCTTCCCCAACAGAGAGATGCTGAAAAGGATGGACTTGGTGAAGGGTGGTGGCTGTGACCCTCTGTCCCCCGATTCCCACTTGGGAAGAAGCCTTTGGGGAATTTTAGGAATGAGGACAGGTCTGAGGGGAGATGTGACAAGACAAGGGAgagcgcccccaccccgccccagggcCTCCTGTGCCAGGGGACATGAGCACTGAGCGGAACCTGGGCTCCTGAGGCTGCTCGGTGAcatcccagccctgcctgcctggaTATGGATGGGCAGCATGACCCTCACCTGAGCAGAGGGTAGCAAAAGCAGGACAGCCACAGGATGTCGGTGGTGCTCAGCAGCGGTGGCAGCTGAACCAGGCAAGAGAGGAACTAGACCAGGAAAGCCCAGGAAGCAGGATTAGATTCTGGCAAACTTGCCCCGTGCCCAGATGGCCAGAGGAGCTAGGGCCGCAGGGGCCAGTTCTGCCAATGGGGTCATCTCCTCAAGTCCAGGGGTTCCAGAGGCTAGGGGCCCTCTAGGCTGTGCTGCATCTCCCAGCCTGCCACCTTGGACTTTCAGCCAGCCCTTGAgtggagaagcagggagggatGGGCAATGCCCATGCAGACCCCACCTCACCTGGATGACCACGAGAGTCAGCTGGCACTgcagcaggaagaggaagcaCTTGCGAATGCCGTAGGTGGCGTGCCGAGCCTAGGGACCAGGAGGGACAGATTGTGGCCGGGCCTACAGCCGACAAATCTCAGCCCAGAGCCAGATGCCCCAGATGCTCCTGCTAGGAAAGGGTGGGGGCAAATAAAACTGCCTGGGAAAGCCTCTCTTGGAGGGCAGTCAGCCCTTGGGGGCCCAGATAGATCCCGTGTCACCATTCCCCACTCTGCAggctccccatccctgccccctccacctgcttgaGCCCCTACCTGCTCAATGAGCCGGATGATGCTTATGGTCTCCTCCTGGCGAAAGGTCAGGGAGCAGGGCAGGCTGTTGAGCTGCCCTGAGAGCTGGAGGGGAGAAAGGCCATCCGAGGCCTGGGCCATGCTGGTGCTGGTGGCGTAGCCAAAGGTCTCCCAGGAGCAGCGGGATGGGTACAGAGGATCCAGGGCAATGCTGCTCAGTGCAAGGGGAAAGCACACCCATGAGCTACACTCTGTGAAGACCCCACCTCCCGTGGGACTAGGCAAGCACCTGTCGCCTCTCCTCTCATCGTGCCCAGGCCCCTCATTCCCAGCCATAGCATGATCAGCCATGAAATATGCCCCAGCCTCATGCAAGCCCCCAATCTGGGGCATCACCCTGACCTGATGTCACTCTGGAGGAAAAGGCAACTGTTCCTCAGGTTGGCAGAGCTGCCCAGGCAGCAGGTCACCTCCCCATATTCCTGCATGATCTTGATCATCTCACACATGGCTGAGGGGGCAGAGTTGGGGGGCACAAGAGTCAGGCAGGTggagccctgtgtgaggctctgAGCAGAGACCCACAGGACAACAGAACAGGAAACAGGGGAAGGGAGCCCCTCTTTGGGACAGTCCTCCCCTCATCCCAGAATATGAATGTCAAGTGACTGACAGTCACTTCTGAGCCCTAGAATGGGACACCCACAGTTCCCGCCCCCTATGTTCCCTGGTTCATCCCAGCTCAGGTTTGTTCTGCTCCCAGCATGGTACATCATCTCCTGCGGAGCCGCCAGGTGCCTGGGTCTCCTCGGTCGCCATGGCCACAGTACTCACTCTCAGGGGTACAGTCGGTGAACAGGGGTACTAGCAGGGGCACGTTGTCAATGTTCTGCAGGTGGGGGCGCACCTGGTGGATGCCGCGTGGCAGCTTGGCCTGGAGGAAGCACAGATGTCAGTAGCCTCAGGCTGGGGAGGTGGTCCCTGCCCCCCTTCTCTGGACCAGTCATTGGACTACTTCGGGAGACAAAGGGGTGCAGACCATGCCATCATACCCGGTTGCAGTCCTCCAGGAAGCTGGGGAGGTCGCTGTCCGTAGGCTGGAAGCTAATGAGGTCTGAGTGACCCTCCTCCTCCATTAAGAGGAGTCCTTCCGCATCATCTCGGGACACTGTGGGGATGAAACCCTGTCCTTCACCTTGGAGtcagccttcttttttttgtttttttttgtttgtttgtttttttaatattttatttattcatgagagacacagagaaagaggcagagacacaggcagaaggagaagcgggctccctatggggagcccgatgtgggactcaatcccaggaccctgggatcatgccctgagctgaagtaagatgctcaatcactgagccacccaggtgtccctggagtcAGCCTTCTAAGGGCTGTTCCTTGCCCGGAAGAAAGCAAAGAACCTTCTGCTTCCGGGTCTCCTCTCTTCCACTGTCAACTGTTGTTACCACAGGGAGACCAGAGCCATTTTTCAAGGGAATGTACTTATTAGGAGGGATCAATGGAGGCTCTTTCTAGCTATACCTCTAAAGAAGGGGAGCCATCCACAACCCCCTTGACCCCACCGCAAACCTGTGCCATTACCCTGATTCAGGtcatcatgcagggagccggcATGGCTAGGGCTGGAAGGGGGGATCTCAGAGCCAGGCATGTCACCATTGGGCGTGAGGGAGATGTGACAGTTCCAGCCTGTCTCCAGGCCCATCTTTTCTGCAAACACCTGCAAAAGGCAGATGGCAACGAACAGATGGTCCCATGCACCCATGGGCGAAAGGGTcggtggaggcagagggggatGTCTCTCCCCACCTTGCTTTTGAGCTCGTCCTCCAAAGAGAAGTAGACAAAGCGGATGCAGGCATTGACCAGCCCGTCGATGAGGCGCACAATGTCCAGCCGGGCCTGGTACTGAGAGGACACCATGCCCATGAAGATCTGGCCACTCAGGGCCTGCATGCAGTCTTCCTTCTCCAGCACCTCCCCGATCCCTTCTTCAGGTAGGCATGAGGCACAAAGCCCGGCCGGGACACCCAGGAACCAGCAGATTCCAGGAGGCAGCCCAGGCCACACACACAGATGCCACACCCAAGTCAATGAGCATGTGGGCCCCGGGGGACCACACACAGCCACGCGCGCACAAACACACAGCCAAGACGCACAAAGGAACCAACAGACACAGGAGAAAAGACAATGAAAGGTACTCATCAGTCAGGTGATGATGCTAAGAAGTAACAATAGAGCCCAGCCCTGGTCCAGGGCTAGCGGGCTGCCCTCACTCTCAGCAATGGCCTCAATTCATGGTCTTTTGGGCCATAAGACCATGTGAGTCTGTCTGTTGGGTGGAATGAGGAGGGGTGGAATGGGGAGGGGTAgaatggggaggggtggggtggttCTGAGTCCCTCTGTCCCAGCAGGTTTGTAACCAGGCCTTTTATCTGATCAAATAAGGCTAACGTTCTATAAATACAGCTGCTTTATAACTTTCAGAGATAGCTCTTTGCTATCCCATCAGAGGGTCACGAGAAACCGGTGAGAAGGGCAGAGCAGGCACCTAATTACCCATGAGAAGGCTAAGGGACTCGTCCACGTTGCCAGACAACAGGTGCCATCTTGATGCTCCAGGGCCAGTGCTATGCCCACCGTTCCTTCTACTATGACGGATTCTGTGGCCCTCCAGAAGCCCTCCCCTGTAGGGCCCCCAACGGGACAGGCGTGCACAATACCGTCAGAGCTCCAGCTGTTGCGGCGCGTGCTCAGCTTGAGGGGGATGGTGCTGGGCAGCTCACACATGGTGAAGATGCTGCTCTGGCCAGGCGCCTGCACCAGCTCGATGCACTTGCCATTGAGCTGAGAGGACAGGGCACAGCTCATGGGCTTATAGGCGAAGGCAGAGCAGTAACCAGACAGGCAGGCTCGCTGGTAAAAATCCAGCACTTTCTTTCTACCAGAGAAGCAGGGAAGAAGTGAGGCGAGGGGTCCTGAGATGCCCCCAGGCCTGTGAGCCAGGCAAGCAGACGGCCAGGGCCGTGTGCCACCAGCACGAGGGGTGCTTGCTTCCTCACCCACCTGTCAGAACCGGAAAGCGGATAGATGTCCGCCCCATCCCAGAAGTCTGTACAGGCCTCTAAGACCACGTCGGCTGTGCCATGAGACAGCATCTGTTctgtgcctggggtggggagggggaggacgaGGCCGAATGTTAGTGCCTGCCACTGCTGCCTCTCACTCCCGCCTCAGCTACCACCCTGCTGTCCTCGAGAAGGGTGCCAGGGAGCCCCTGGGGAATAGAATGTCCCAGGTCTATGTGGGCTTGCCACCCTTCAGACGGTCCCCAACCCCTGTGGCCACCACCATCCCAGCACCAGTCCCGAAATCCAATCCCTGCCACATCTGAGGAAGACTAGGAAGCAGTCTAGGGCTCATCTGCCCAGGGCCCCCTAAAAAGGGACACCTAAAAGCAGCCCCGCCCTGCCAAGCTCCAGGAAAGTCTGGCCTAATGCCGGCCAAGTGCGGAAGGCTCACTCGTGGTGGTGTCCTTGATGAAGAGACTAATCATATGGCTGAGGGGGGGACGCCGCTTGGTGACACAGGAGAGCCTCCCCAGTGAGGTCTCCTTCACCATCTCAGCACTGGGGAGGCGGTAGAGTGCAAGGTGGTTCTCCTGCTTGAAGAGCTCCTTGGCCCCGGGGGTGAAGCCTGCAGGGGGAGAGATGCCAACTTGGAGTGTCTGGGGGGAAGTGCACAGCACCTGGACCTCCCTCTCTTGCAGGGACAGACAACCCCAGTCAGGCTGGGCTGGTTCCCTCCCCCTATTCATCCCACCATTGGCTATGTCCCCAGACTAGGAAGCACTGTGGAACAGCGCCCAGTTAAAGGGGGTGGTCAGAAGCTGAAAGGGCTGACAGTGCGCTTCACGGGCACCAGCCTGCTTGGGGTCAGTGGCGGGCACAGCATGGCCCCCCATCCTGCCAGCGTACCTATGAGTCGGGCGAGCTCGCAGAGGCCCCAGGGCACATGCACAGGCAGGACGGCGCTGTGGCTCTCCTGTAGGGCGATGTTGCACAGATGGTCCGAGAACCGGCACAGACGCTCAGTGACGCTGGCGTTACACAGGTTCAGCAGCACGTTGAGACCCAGGGGCTTCAGGGAGGTGAGGTGGAGCTGCCAGTTGGAGTCATCGAACTGGATGCAGGAGGGGTTCTGCTGGTCCTGTGACAGGCTCAGCATCTCCAAGTGGTAGTCACACACAAAGTCTTCTGCTTCATAGGGCTCGCCCTCCAGCCCAGGCTGGGTGTCAGGGAAAtgtggcaggtggggaggggagcctcAGACTGGGAAGGTTCCGGGGTGGCCCCGGGAGAAGGCACCCCCTTCCCAGTGAGCAGCATGCTCATGCCCACGCTCTCCTCATCCCTCCCCCAAATCCTCTCCCTGTCCTTGGTGGACTTTGGCTTCTCCTAGGATCGATGCCCAGCAATGGTGGTACCTAAGAAAAGGATGCCCAGAGCAAGGAGGGAACAACAAAAGATCTCTTTCAGACGGGGTTGGGAGTGTATTTTAGAGGGAGCCACCAGCTTTCTGTATTTAGGTTATGACGAGAAGGAAGGGCCTTGCCCCAACCAGTTACCACCTGTAAGacccagaaagggagaaagggccTACTTCTGGAAGGGCCCCAGGCCCTGGATGAGGCCTCAGGAGGCCAAGCCTGGAGGCCTGAGCATGGAGGCCACGACATCTCAGGATGGGCTGCACCCCTTGGCCCCTGCGGCGGGGAGGCCAGGACACCCTGTGCCtgctctcccctttcctctcacCTTGCCAGGCTCTTCTTCACCGCCCTCCGTGTCCCTGCTGAAGCTCACATTGGAGCCAGATGGGTGTTTGTTGCGGCCATGTGCTTTGTGGTGAGAGTAGAATTCAGGGGGCTTGGGACCGTCACCAGGCCAGTCGCCACGTTCCTGCTCATTGGAAAGGTGCAGGGTAGTGTTCAGGGAACCGGCCAGGAGGGCATCTCGCTCGTGGGGCTGAGGAGAACAAGGAACACAGGCCTCGGACCAGGGTCCCGCTGGCTGCCATGGACCGGGGAGACGGGGCAGGTAtgtcctctccctgcctgctgtGGTGGCTCTGCCTGAACTGCCCAGAAGCAGATCCTAACTGTGCCTGagcctttcttctccctcctagCCTTGCCCTCCCTGAGGCCACTGGCCGGGCCCAGAGCTGGGTCCCCGGGAGCCGGCCGTACCTCCTCCTCTACCTCGGGATGGCAGAAGGAGCGGGTGGACAGGTCATCTGTTAGGTCCTCATGGCTGCTGTGTGGGGGCTCCACTTTCCCACTAAAGAACAGCACAGTCTCTGGGCTGGGGTTGGGCCATGACAGGATCCCCTGTTTGTCCACACAGCACAGGACctggagggagagatggggatcGGAAAGAGCGCTTGGCATCCTCCAACCCATCAGGGTCCACTCCAGTGGCAGACAGGCACCCAGACACAGCCAGGCAGCAGGCCAGCTGAGGCGGGGGTCCTCCCTCAGGGCCCCCCTCACCGTGACGGAGCCCAAGCTGTGCAGCAGGCTGGAGCTATGGCTCAGAGTCGGTGATGTCCCTTGGATCACCCGCAGGAAGTGGCCCCAAATGCATCGTAGCATTTCCTGGTGGGAGAGACAAAGTCCATGTTATTTCCCTAGAGATAGCCTCTGGGGCCACCAGAGGAAACTGTCGGGGACACCAGGAAGTTAGGGTGGAGAGGCATTTGTCTGGGCAGAGCACATTGCCCACATGAGACAGGAGGCTCCAAGGCCATGGGGTAGGGGAGGAGCCCCAGGGTTCCAGAAGGGGCAGCCAGCTTGAGGGAGCTCAGGCTGGTGGCTCTGGAGGCCTGGGGCAGACGGTGTCCCAGGTGAGTGTACCTGAGAGGAGACGGCTTCTGTATAGCTGCTGAGAGTATCCTCTGAGAACTTGGCCAGCTGTGCAGAGAAGAGGGCGCCAGCTCAGGGAGGCACCCTCACATAGGCCTCCAAGATGCAAGGGTGGGTGCCCCACCCCCGCAAGGCTCCTGACGCCTTTGGTTTAAGGACACCTGGGCAGTCCCCGAACCCCCGCATCTGAATGCCAGGATGGATGCTTGCCTgcctcccagggcctggcctgggagCCCTTCCACATGGAGAGTTGCCCAGGGCTTGCTCCTGTACTGGGCCCAGAGTGGCGCTGGACCTCTGTACCTGTTCACTGGGGCACAGCCAACACCTTCTTTTTGCtcctgatttttgttctttttgtactGTCCCCAAGATGCCTTGGAAGAACCTACCAGGGAGCTGGGAGAGGCCTTGCTCATCTGGGCCAGGACTCGAGCTTCTCCACAGGCGGTTGCCAGAACCCAGAGGACTGGAAAGAGCAGGGGAAGGATGGGCAGGACGCCATTCACCTGAGAAAGCACAAACCACACTGAAGGCACCCAAAGAGCTGCTGgcctgggaagagggagggacagaagggctTCCCCAGCCCTAAAGCCATCCCCTTAATAGAATGGGACAACTTTCCAgaatgggaagagaagggaagcaagCATTCCTAAGCTGGAGCTGGAGGGACCCCTGGGCTACAGACAGGGAGGGACAGCCAGGGCATCATGAGGGGACCCAGCCTCCAAGGAAAGAGCaaagcacagcagagggagaagggcgGAGGTTACCTGTAGCTGGAGGAGGGTGTACTGCCAGGATGTGACGCCAGGGGCATTCAGCATGAAGCGCAGGGCATTGGTGATAAGGAAGCCAGCCTTTGGGAACAGCAGAAGTGCAGCCCTATTAGCTCCCCACCCAGAGAAGGACCTAGGCTCTAAggctccctttcctctgcccactcacacccaccccccaaccccagcactGGCCATCTCACTCTGGACCACCCCCATCTTCCCTCACACGCTCACCTGAATCTGGCCCTGAGGCTCCCCCATTTCCtggccctctcccctgccccgcGAGGCCCGCCTCACGCACCAGGACCACAGGCACGGCGTAGTGCAACATCACCGACTGCACCGTGAACCTCTCGTTGTCCAGGGCAGTGACTGGGCGGGACAGGGCCATGTCCAGGCACCATCTGCAGAAAGGGGTGACCCTTTAGTTGGGCAAGCTCTTAGCGGGGGAGGCCAGAAACACGCACGTGCACTGGGCATCGCTGAGTCAGGCAATCTCTCCTATTCCCGGCCCCCAGCAAGTGGCCCCTGAGAGAGGGGTCTGGAGCAGCCTCCTGAGCTGTCCCCTCAGAGTTCCCACAGGGAAAGGAACAATCACCCAGTCTAGTAATTTTCATGAGATGCTAAAATGAAGAACCCACAGAGGTGCCTACCCTAAAGGGGCCTCAGTAGAAACCAGGCTATCTCCTTGTCACCCTGCCCTCGGTTCATGGAGGCACTCGGGAAGAGCACCCAGGGGCCAGAAGGAAGGCAGGGCAGCGACCCTACCTGATATTGTCAATCACTGGGGTCTCGAGGACGCGGAACAACCGGTGCTGCTGGGGGTTCTGTGGCCCTTTCTTTACTTCTCCCcggggggaagggggtggagaaaaaggaggaaacaggTCTCCTGGCTCTAAGACGATGTGTTCATCATCCTACCAGAGagtaaggggaggagggtgagggcaATGAACAGGTTCAATCGGAAGCCACTCTCTCTTGACAATTCCAGCCAACTGGGGACATCTCATTGGGTTTGAGACCATCAGTTAGCACAGAGTCAGCTGGTGGggtgcagggtgggagggggttgCTGTGGAACTAGATTCCTAGCAGCTTAAAggtcagagaaaagaaagaacaggacaaggagAAAGACATTCCAGATCTTCTCCATTCTTCCAGAGCTCTGGCCAAGGAGCCTGTGTGCTGGCCAGGAAGCTTCAGGATTTAGCCCTGGGACCCTCCCCCATTGCCTGTAGATGCTCCCACAGCATTTTCAGGGAAGGAGAAAAGCCTCGAGCTACCTTGATCCCCCTCAGAGAGGCAAATGATTCCTGGCCAGGCCTCAGGGCTATGATGTCTCCTTCTACTAACAGGCTAACTGGCAGGTTGACCAGATGTCCATCTCTGTAGGCCCAGTGCAGAGACCAGGATGGCGCAAAGGGCATGTGGAGGTCTGGGTACATGGCGTCGGGCCACTTGATCTCCTTGCCATCCCTGAGTGCATctgaggagaagggaaaaaaggaaaccatctCACCCACAGCTCCACACATCAGCCATGCAGCACACACCATGAAGCTCTGtgtgctttccttccttccccagaagGCTTGCAGCAACCCGCACCATTCATCCCAACACCACCCCTCTCTCAAGGTCACCTCCCTGTGAAGCCTTCCCCACCGGGCCAGCCCAGGCACCGCTACCTCCTCTGAACACCTGAAGCTCATATTCTTTGTACCCTCATTCCATTCAAACACATTTCACAAGCGCTGCTGAGGGCTTTGAGGGGGTGCAAAGGTCAAAGGTAAAGATGATACAACCCCTGCCCTCGAGGAGCCGCAACCGAAAAGAGAGATGTATGTGGGCAGATAATACACATCAAGGCAAACACATGCTCAGAGCGTTAGGAAAGAGCCCGGAGCTGCAGGAGATAGCTGATGCGATCAGAGGCGGCTTCGAGGGGAAAGGGAGCACTTAGGATGGGTCTTGAAGGATGGGCAGGATCCGACAGCTGGagctgagggagggagaagcacgccAGATGGGGACAGCAGGGCAAAGGCACAGAAGCAGGGAAGTCTGTGCAGTGGCTTTAGCACCAGGGAGGAGTTTTGGGGTGAGGATGATGGCAAGAGAACAATCTGGagagggaggctggaggctgaTTCAGAGGTTCTGGGCTGCTTTGATGAGCAAGAGGGAGCCATTGATGGTTACGAGCAAGAGACTAGGCTCTCGGAAAGCAGGGCCCATCTTTCTTGGTCACTGTTATACTTTCCCATGCCTGGCACGTGGCTACAACTAACTGATCGTTTCAGAATGAAGCAACCCCTTCTCACCCTAGCTGCCCGGTCGGGTTAGAGAAAGGTCTCAGACACTGAGTGTTTCTCTTATGAGACCACAGGCCCTTGGAAAGCAGGAGCCACCATCTCTCAGAAGAGCCTATTTTTCCCAATCCATAGCTGGGGCTTAATAAccaccacctgaaccaaaggacAAGCAGAAATCTGACTGAGCAACTCCCTTCTTCAGGAACACAGCTGCTCCGTTGGGGCTCCCGGTTCCGGGCACCCAACCCTGACTCTTGTGGGTTTTAGACTTCTCTGGCCCATCTTCCTACCTGCTGGCCCCACACCACCAGACAGGACAGCCTTGGAAGAGAAAATCTCAACTGTCCTCCTGCCGAGAGAAGGTCTTCTCTGTTAGCCTCCCATCATTAGTGAGCCTGCAAGCTGACCAGGCCTCCGTCAGCCACCCTGCATGCCACACTCGGGCCACTGGCTGCATAGGCCTAGCTGTCCCTGCTCTCACTGTCCTTGCTCAAAAGAGGGCAGGGCAGCCTCCTAATGCTCTTGGTGCCAAGAGCCCCCAGAACACTGACCATTGGCAACGCCATtgtgctgggctccaggctgggactCAGGAGGAGAGCTTGTAGGGCTGACACACATCATAGGGTACCTTTTCCCACCCACCATGCTTGGCCCTTGGCCTCACCTTGGATTTGGTCAATGATCCCTCGGAGCCTCCGCTCTACCTCCTTACGCTTCAGCCGATCTTGCCGCCCAATGAGGAGGAGGTTGAGAAGCAGCAAGAGGAACAGTGCTGAGGCATTCACCAGCTCCACCCCATGGCTGGTGGAAAGAGGTGTGGGGGTAGTAGCAGGGAGAGGGGCTCCCCGACCCAGCTGACCAGAGGCACCCCACCCCAGTCCCTTTTGAGAAGAGTGTCTTGCTTGGGTGCTGATGGCAGCCAGCAGGGAACTGAGAACCCCTCACCACTCAGGAACCCactgtgactgtgtgtgtgtgtggggggggtcagTCCCCGTGGGGCGTTCCCAGgcgggaggctgaggcaggaggggtGGACCAGCACCCCCAGGatgagaggcaggaggaaggttACCTGCCTGCTGGCTGGCTCCCATGACAgccaagcagcagcagcacagccaGCAGCATGAGTGAGGCTCCAGGCCAGTGGAAGCAGGAGCAGCGGTTACTGTGGTGCAGGAAGCTGCTTCTCCACAGCTCCTGCGGAGGGGCAGTGGGGAGTGAGGGGCCCGTGGAAGGAGCTGGGAGGCAGCATCCTGCTGGAATCTGGCCGCCTTCCTCCCACACCCgcctggcctggcccagggctgccTCTGTCTTTTCGCTTTGCTCTCGGCTGGGGTCCAGCTGCTTGGGCTCCTGCAGCAAGTGGGGCCAGGACATCActccccaggcagccccagctTCCTTCTGATTTTTATAGGGAAGCTTCAGTGGGGTCACACCACGCAGCATGAGCACAGCTTCCGGGCCTGTGCTTGGGCCTCCCACGTCTGTCTGCCCATCCCACCCTGGCTCTGGCTTCCTGGGGAAGAAGCTTCACCTTCCATGTGAGACATTTCTTCCGCTCCTTCAGGTGTCCCTCCAGCACCGCCTCCAGCTGCTCCTTCAGGATGCTGAGGGCCTTCTGGGTAGACAGGCCCAAGGCCAAGGGTGGCTCGCCCTGGGGGGAAGCAGGGGGCACTCAGCATCGCCCTGGAGGCCCCAGGTCACTGCACAGAGAGGCCCTCTGTTGCAGGCCAGGTCATGGCCTTGTCATCCCACCCCATGAAACCTCCCCTACTCTTCCTCCACCAGCCCCAACCTCGACCCTC
This window contains:
- the TMEM94 gene encoding transmembrane protein 94 isoform X11, whose translation is MDVKEKRTGEPPLALGLSTQKALSILKEQLEAVLEGHLKERKKCLTWKELWRSSFLHHSNRCSCFHWPGASLMLLAVLLLLGCHGSQPAGSHGVELVNASALFLLLLLNLLLIGRQDRLKRKEVERRLRGIIDQIQDALRDGKEIKWPDAMYPDLHMPFAPSWSLHWAYRDGHLVNLPVSLLVEGDIIALRPGQESFASLRGIKDDEHIVLEPGDLFPPFSPPPSPRGEVKKGPQNPQQHRLFRVLETPVIDNIRWCLDMALSRPVTALDNERFTVQSVMLHYAVPVVLAGFLITNALRFMLNAPGVTSWQYTLLQLQVNGVLPILPLLFPVLWVLATACGEARVLAQMSKASPSSLLAKFSEDTLSSYTEAVSSQEMLRCIWGHFLRVIQGTSPTLSHSSSLLHSLGSVTVLCCVDKQGILSWPNPSPETVLFFSGKVEPPHSSHEDLTDDLSTRSFCHPEVEEEPHERDALLAGSLNTTLHLSNEQERGDWPGDGPKPPEFYSHHKAHGRNKHPSGSNVSFSRDTEGGEEEPGKPGLEGEPYEAEDFVCDYHLEMLSLSQDQQNPSCIQFDDSNWQLHLTSLKPLGLNVLLNLCNASVTERLCRFSDHLCNIALQESHSAVLPVHVPWGLCELARLIGFTPGAKELFKQENHLALYRLPSAEMVKETSLGRLSCVTKRRPPLSHMISLFIKDTTTSTEQMLSHGTADVVLEACTDFWDGADIYPLSGSDRKKVLDFYQRACLSGYCSAFAYKPMSCALSSQLNGKCIELVQAPGQSSIFTMCELPSTIPLKLSTRRNSWSSDEGIGEVLEKEDCMQALSGQIFMGMVSSQYQARLDIVRLIDGLVNACIRFVYFSLEDELKSKVFAEKMGLETGWNCHISLTPNGDMPGSEIPPSSPSHAGSLHDDLNQGNGTVSRDDAEGLLLMEEEGHSDLISFQPTDSDLPSFLEDCNRAKLPRGIHQVRPHLQNIDNVPLLVPLFTDCTPETMCEMIKIMQEYGEVTCCLGSSANLRNSCLFLQSDISIALDPLYPSRCSWETFGYATSTSMAQASDGLSPLQLSGQLNSLPCSLTFRQEETISIIRLIEQARHATYGIRKCFLFLLQCQLTLVVIQFLSCLVQLPPLLSTTDILWLSCFCYPLLSISLLGKPPHSSIMSMATGKNLQSIPKKTQHYFLLCFLLKFSLTISSCLICFGFTLQSFCDSSRARNLTNCSSIMLPSHADTAPAWFDDFANGLLTAQKLTAALIVLHTVFISITHVHRTKPLWRKSPLTNLWWAMTVPVVLLGQVVQTAVDLQLWTHRDSQVHFGLEDVPLLTWLLGCLSLVLVVVTNEIVKLHEIRVRVRYQKRQKLQFETKLGMNSPF